One Bombus pyrosoma isolate SC7728 linkage group LG9, ASM1482585v1, whole genome shotgun sequence genomic window carries:
- the LOC122571173 gene encoding upstream stimulatory factor 2-like isoform X1, producing the protein MDILEQHLEQQDVSTVNAKDDGGTGIVIEEAEIVDCEGEPVGEDGMRYQEALAYRVVQVNGATAGNEIELPVTQPGNNTVQVLTSPLNGQFYVIGNANDVFTTAQTSRSLVPRTTTLQIETPRNCTTVLKKRDDRRRATHNEVERRRRDKINNWITKLGKIIPECNAGANSTGSGSGEGKANYETQSKGGILSKACEYITELRAANQGLGQCLRDNEKLRQEITALKQVVTQLKRENLQLRSQMSPSTGTNVDVVHLSP; encoded by the exons atggatatTTTGGAGCAGCACCTCGAACAGCAGGATGTCAG CACTGTTAACGCGAAGGATGACGGGGGCACGGGAATTGTTATTGAGGAAGCGGAAATCGTGGATTGCGAAG GAGAACCTGTCGGGGAAGATGGAATGCGTTATCAAGAAGCTCTTGCTTATAGAGTGGTGCAAGTAAATGGCGCTACTGCTGGCAATGAAATAGAACTGCCAGTTACCCAACCAGGAAATAATACCGTACAAGTCCTAACATCCCCATTGAATGGACAATTTTATGTCATTGGAAATGCTAATGATGTTTTCACTACTGCGCAAACATCTAGATCATTGGTTCCTAGGACGACTACATTACAAATAGAAACACCAAGAAATTGTACTACTGTTTTGAAAAAG AGAGATGACAGAAGAAGAGCAACTCATAACGAAGTTGAACGTCGACGAAGAGACAAAATAAACAATTGGATTACAAAATTGGGAAAAATTATTCCCGAGTGTAATGCAGGTGCAAATAGCACTGGTAGTGGCAGTGGTGAAGGGAAGGCAAATTATGAAACTCAG AGCAAAGGTGGAATTTTATCAAAGGCCTGTGAATATATAACGGAATTAAGAGCAGCAAATCAGGGATTGGGTCAATGTTTACGTGATAACGAAAAATTACGACAAGAAATAACTGCTTTGAAACAAGTTGTTACACAATTGAAACGTGAGAATCTTCAACTCAGGTCACAAATGTCACCCTCCACAGGAACGAATGTTGATGTTGTTCATTTGAGTCCTTAA
- the LOC122571173 gene encoding upstream stimulatory factor 2-like isoform X2, translated as MRYQEALAYRVVQVNGATAGNEIELPVTQPGNNTVQVLTSPLNGQFYVIGNANDVFTTAQTSRSLVPRTTTLQIETPRNCTTVLKKRDDRRRATHNEVERRRRDKINNWITKLGKIIPECNAGANSTGSGSGEGKANYETQSKGGILSKACEYITELRAANQGLGQCLRDNEKLRQEITALKQVVTQLKRENLQLRSQMSPSTGTNVDVVHLSP; from the exons ATGCGTTATCAAGAAGCTCTTGCTTATAGAGTGGTGCAAGTAAATGGCGCTACTGCTGGCAATGAAATAGAACTGCCAGTTACCCAACCAGGAAATAATACCGTACAAGTCCTAACATCCCCATTGAATGGACAATTTTATGTCATTGGAAATGCTAATGATGTTTTCACTACTGCGCAAACATCTAGATCATTGGTTCCTAGGACGACTACATTACAAATAGAAACACCAAGAAATTGTACTACTGTTTTGAAAAAG AGAGATGACAGAAGAAGAGCAACTCATAACGAAGTTGAACGTCGACGAAGAGACAAAATAAACAATTGGATTACAAAATTGGGAAAAATTATTCCCGAGTGTAATGCAGGTGCAAATAGCACTGGTAGTGGCAGTGGTGAAGGGAAGGCAAATTATGAAACTCAG AGCAAAGGTGGAATTTTATCAAAGGCCTGTGAATATATAACGGAATTAAGAGCAGCAAATCAGGGATTGGGTCAATGTTTACGTGATAACGAAAAATTACGACAAGAAATAACTGCTTTGAAACAAGTTGTTACACAATTGAAACGTGAGAATCTTCAACTCAGGTCACAAATGTCACCCTCCACAGGAACGAATGTTGATGTTGTTCATTTGAGTCCTTAA